ACTTTAGACTACTACTATTtcagaattaaattaaaaatagttcgaaaatatctaaattatggagtactagtaAGCTAGAAAAAGTTGAATTAATCACATACTagattatttgataaaattattcaaCTCATCTTCACAAATATACTCAATGCATACATCTTGTCATTCAAGTACAACTCTCTCTCCTCAATTCTGCAGTCTGAAACTCGTAGCCCAAAAACCGTACAAAAAAACGAACAcaagcagcagcagcaaaaatcaatttaaacaGAGGAGTAGTAATTGCATATTGGCATGCATTGTATAATAAATCCTCCTAAGATTTTCCCTAATATTGCTTGCATCATCATTGCACATGTCCAAACACTCctcatttctctctcctctctcctaGACTCAATGCTGCAATAGTATCTATTGCTTCCTCTTATTATCAATAATGGTTGCCCATTTACCTATCGAACTGCAATTCATTAGTCAATAGTATCatcacatgaaaaataattgtgtAAGCGTCTATAGAGTCTTTGTTCTAGTGGCAAGGAGCTTAGAATTATTGTATAAGATGTTGAGTTCGAACTTTTTTAACATCAGTTGTAATTTTCTCCTCTTCATATAggagttaattttttattttttttaaagtatcaTCACATGAAATATTTAGTTCTCCGATCTTTTAAACAAAGATAATCATTTTACCAATTGAACTACAATTCATTAGTCAATAGTATCATTagtcttcctcctcctccatataggagttatttttacttttttttttttaaagtatcaTCACATGAAAAATTTAGTTCTCCCATCTTTCAGACAAAGATAATCGTTTTACCAATTGAACTGCATTCATTGTCAATAGTATCATTAGAGTGAccacaatggtggccctcTTAGGCATGCCCAAGCCACCATttgttgggcatgcccaacaaACTTGGCCCTGCCCATGAATTGTTGGCCACTACAATGTGGCCCGGAGAGCCaccattttttgttatatttcaacaaataaaattattttcatacatttttgttatattttaatattacttgaataaaaattatatgcctataataattaaaaaaatgcatacttttaaaaaaacgcatacttttaaaaaatgcatactttaaaaattactaaaaaaaattgaaaccaaatttataaatcaattttcgaaattagggtttagaatgggaatgataaaaaaaatgggaggaagtaatatttataaatcaatttttgaaataaaaaaaaaaaaaaaaaaaaaaaaaaaaaaaaaagggcgGGGCCGCGGTTCTCGGCCCGTGCAGTGGCGAGCCGCGGCAAGCGCCCAAGAGCCTCGGCCTGGCCGAGAGCTCGGCTCTCTCTCGACCACCCCCCTGGACCTCGTCCACCCTGCGGCTCGATAGTGGGGGGCCGCGCCTTGGCCAACTCCGGACCAAGGGCCGCTACCCTCCCACTGTGGACACTCTTAGTCTTCCTCCCTATTTGCTTTACGGCTTAACCTAACTACTTGTTACATTCGGGCATaaaaaaggtttttttttttttccattttatccATTTCAATTTAGTGTACTAAATTCCTCATCTTTTCACAcacaaagagagagaggagtgTGTGTTGATGTAATATCTGCTATTGCGATATAAAATGACGTCGTTTAATCGTCAATGTCAATATATTGATACCCGCCTCcatcattattcatttatgtCACCAAAATTGTGATGTGTGCACCAACTTAAAAATACATtggttcaaaaaaataatcaacaattccaaatttttgaaatatcatGATActgttattaaaattttaaatcacactgtaccaaaatttgacaaaaatgtACAATTAACCCAATAATAgtggagtataaaactaataaataggTCCATTTATTGTCATGTAAACCACCCTACTACTaacctctccctctctctatcTCAAACAGGCCATTATTTAGCTTGCTTTTGATGAAAGCCTTTATATTGCCATgcacttttaaaaattcagTCCCAAATCAAACAAACCATTGGTTAATAACTCCCTCTCTCTCAATCTAAGTACGAATCTATCTATTTTGTGTTAAAAGAAGAGTTCTTTTAAGAAAGAGAGGAGATCTGTTGTGAACGATTCTTGATTTCTTTCTGACCCAATCTCTGCAATCCCTCAGTTTCTTGGGCTTTGCAATTTTTCTTGGATGAAAAGAAatcccacttttctttttttctcagaaaaaataaatatactaaaaaacaGCTCACTTTTGCAGTAGGTTTTTGGCCTTTTATTCCTTGTTGTCTTGTTTTCACAGAATGGTGGTGGGGTTTTAGTAAGAATTCTTGCAAGAATTAGTAgaatttttagagagagagaaatagtgtttttgttggtttttctGATTATTATAAACTGTTCAGGAAGAAAGGGTAACCAGTGATTTCCTACATATGGTTGTTGTGATCAGTAAAGATCAAacctttactttattttaggcTGTTTATCATTTGCTTCCCTCTAAAAgtaatttttagtttcttgCATTATTGTTTTTTGCTTGCAATCAATCAATCCACTGAAGGGGAAACTGCATTTCACCTGAGATCTTTTCTTCATTGCAAAACACTACTTGTTTGAGGATAATAAGGTTTGTgtgtttattactccattttcctatttttattaaatctgtCTTTGCTTTTTAGTTAAATAGTTCTACTTTTATGACACTCATTTAAGACTATGAGGATCTCTTTCACAATAAAGTTCAAGTTTTTTTCTAATTGGTGATGTTTtgtaagaattttttttatatgattgagcaaaacaaatgaaaaacttgctctttttttgtgttttgttttagtGTGGCTCTGGTTTTATGATACTCAATTACTCATATAAAGATTTTTCCAACTCTATGATCCTATCTCTTTCACAagaaattttaagttttttattgtgtttagATGATGatgttttgtaaaaaaaattcatgtatacatatatataattgagcAACACAATGAAAAACTTGGTCTattttgtgtagtgtttgcatatttatatacttgaGTGACATATATCTAACTCTTGCAAGtgagaatgaaatgaaatatgagactCCTCATTAATGTACCGTGTTTTTGCATCTTTCAGGGTTAAGGGTTGGGTTTCAATATGCAATCTAACGCTGCAACGGGGCCACATGGCCCCGTTGCAGACGGGAGCTCGTTGGCCTCGGGCTTGATCTCCCTGAGTTACACTGATTTAGTGGACCGGCATATTCAAAACAATATCATGGCGGGAATTCCCCTGCCCCCGGTCTTTGGGGAGGAACCGATCACATTAGGCCGCGGCCAAATGGTGGCGAGCGGTCACGTTGGAGACGAGTTTTGGACTCCCGGGAAGTACATTGAGGGGATTAGTAGCAATCCTAGTGCTTGTGTGAACCCGATGTTTGAGGCCGGATTTGGAGGCCTTCCGTATGATGCTAGCATGAGATGGGGCTTCAACGGAGGCGTGGATAGCCCCGAGCTTCAAGAAAGCTCGGTCATGATGAACGAGTGGATGCTGAAGGAGCACGAGAGGTTGAGCACGATGGACCCCAACAAGGAGCTGTCATTGAGCATTGCTACACGTCGTGTAGGAGGGGGTTCTGAGCTAAGCTCATCGGGCGTCAGCAGCTACACGTCGTTGGACAGGAGGCGCGTTGGATCAGACAACGCGTcgtgcagcagcagcagcagcctCGCGTTGAACGGATCCAGTTTCTTCCTGGCACTGCAGGAGATACTTGCTGAGTTCGCCTGCTACGCCCTCGAGAGCAGCCAGGGAGCGACGTTCCCTGGCTGCTCGGGTGGGCTTGAGACGGAGCTCTCCGTCTCAAGCAGTACCAACAGCAACAACGAGTCCAAGAAAAAGCATCTCATGTCTTTACTACAActggtaaaaaaaaactaaattccATAATCAATCCATTAGTTCTTGATTCTTACCATTTTACTCATAGGTGGACAATCAATACAGCCAATGCCTAGACGAAATCCACACCGTCGTCTCTGCATTTCGTGCTGTGACCGAGCTGGACCCGAACCTACACGCCCGGTTTGCCCTCCCCACGGTCTCTGCCATGTACAGAGACCTCCGGGGGAGGATCAGCAGCCACATCTTGGCAATGGGAGCAGCACGGCACGACGAGGGAGAGACCAGAGAGGACAGGTCGTTCGAGGCATCCTTCGTAGAGAAGCAGTGGGCAATCCAGCAGATCAAGAAGAGGGATCACCAGCTTTGGAGGCCTCAGAGAGGCCTCCCCGAGAGATCCGTATCCGTGCTCAGGGCATGGATGTTCCAGAACTTTCTACACCCGTAAGGCGCCCGACCCCTTTTCGTCTCCCACGCTACATAATCAGAGATCCTTCTAAAAATGCTTCGTAAATTTTCAGGTATCCGAAAGATGCAGAGAAGCACTTGCTAGCATTGAACAGTGGGCTTACAAGGAGTCAGGTGCATAGaaatgatcatttttttttgcagtgTTGCTTTGATTGAAACTTGACTATGGTTCATTGatgatatatatgtatgtgacAGGTCTCGAATTGGTTTATAAATGCACGCGTTCGACTCTGGAAGCCGATGATAGAGGAAATGTATGCAGAGATGAACAAAAGGAAATCTCCAAGAAACCAAGAAGATACCAATGGCATCCATAGGAATCTTCTGCGATTCGAGAGCAGAAGATTCACAGTGGATTGATGATGTCTATGACgacgatgaagatgaagacgAAGAAGATAGGTATGCCAATACTGCAAATGCCATCAAGATTTTAAGCATTTTTACATCCAAATCGTACATGTTCAAGCTTTGAGCATTGGGATCCATTTTCTTGGTATGTAAGAACTATGTTGTGGAATCTTGAATACTGGAGTAATATTCATTTCTTGACAAGATGGTGTAATTCAATATGATATCAGAACCGGACCAATTTGCGATTTGTAGACAAGATGGTAGGTCAATATGGTATCATGAGTCGGACCCTCAACATAAAATGCATGAATGGTTGGGGGGGGTGTTATGATCCAATTGGGAAGAGAGAATATGccaagaataaataaactcaATTTGATGAATATgccaagaataaatataaagattacaaaatgaaatacaacgccctccttttattttatattccctgcgaaaatataatttattattggaaATAGAAATAGCTCTTCTCTAGACTTACAAGTTACAAGTGGgagaaaaaaaccaaaaaattaaaagaaaataatttacccCTTTCTCTcgtgtatatatattctttccCTTTACCTATTTCTCTGCTGACATTCTTTCTATCTACAAAGCCTCCTATATGGCTTCCTCCCCTGCTATGGTTCTTTCGGGCATGCTCTAGCTCCGTAGTACACAAAAATTTTGGCCATTCTGCGCAATCATCCTCTTCACACTTGTCCCGGGATTCTTGTCTTTATTGGCTTCAACTTCAGCCCCATGCTCTCGGGTGAGAAGAGCTCGGGTGAAATGCTGGTCGGGCTCAACGGACTTCTTGGGCTTACGCTCAAGCGGGAGGGTCTAAAGAGGCCATAGCCCATGAGAAAGTATTCCAGTGGGATCAGCATGGCATCGGGCTGCTCTTCTGTGACCATCGAGCCACATGCTTGAACCTGCAACAAATCCGAGTATGTGGTGAACGTGAGGGTATGCTTCGTATGAGAGTAGTTCCGTGGATAGTTTACTTTAGGTTAGGTTAGCTTACCTCAACCAAGGCACTGAATCTTCTGTCTAGCTTTGAAGTCATGTGAAGAGCTTCGTCGTGGAAAGGAGAGTTTTCGCCAACAAAAATTAAGGATCGACACTTCAATTTCCTCAAGCTATTGCTGAGGTCTGGCCTCCTGCAAGGCAGCAGATGATAAAGGTTAAACTCTATTTTGGGTTTCGAAGTCTTGACCTTCTATAGTGTCAAGGAGGTTTACTCGTTAATAGCTTCAAGGAAGCGCAGCACGTTAGGACTCTGTCTCTCGCCCAACAACTGCAAAagtttaaaaatgtaattactTATATGAGACTTGGAAATGCTAAAATCGTGATGTGTTGAGAAAAAGAAGCAAGGAACTGACTCTTCTGCAAGACTGGACAATATCCGACTCGGGTACATCAACACCACCACGAACTTCCTGTTGCaccattgaaaaaaaaaatccaaatttagcATGTTTTTCAAACGAAATGATtccttttaacatttttaaacaaaatgaatacCAGACAGACCTTGCTGAAGTATCGCATGAGCAACAGCTCCTTTACTATGCCACACATGCCACAGATGTAAAGCAAATTGGACATCACCTGCAAACAGTTCACCATACTTGTGAAACTTGTAATCTGTCACGTTTTCCAAACCCGATACCGAATTTCTGCAGAGTTAGAACGTGAGGAAACAAGGAGAAACAGGAAAGTAGCAAACCTTGTTACATAACCATTCTGTCCAAGAAGGTGATTTGCACAGAGGGGAAACAAGAATAAGACCCATGACACGTCGTGAGTGTTTCAGCTGCAATAAAGTGGCATGTGATTTTTCTGGTGAAGACACACAACAGATATATGGATGCAACAGGTGAATGAAAACAACTTACAGCAAAAAGGGTAAGAATGTAAGCTCCAGTTGTTACACCCAGGCACATAACCGAACCAAGCCTGGAGATAGATTGAGTGTGAGTTAGCTCGAAACCATGTGCATTGACGTACGTATTATCAATTGTTACAACTTAACCACTAGAATTACCCAAAATAGTCGAGGATTTCAGCAATCTGATCAGCCAATTCATCAACAGTCAGTAAAGGTTCATCAGGGCCAGCGACAGCAGCTCCTAACTGCAATAACTCTTGACAGAAGTGCCAGGTAAGAGACAGCAAAACTGAATGCATACAGTGTCAATGAGGGTGAACTACTTTGTAAATAACTACATAAATTATCAAGGAATTACGAGACTGACCTCATGACCTGGAGGACTGATGTGGTAAATACAGAAGTTGTGGAGAAGGAGAGAAAATGCTTCTGGACAAAAGAACAACCCTTGGAAACAGGACATAT
The genomic region above belongs to Salvia hispanica cultivar TCC Black 2014 chromosome 3, UniMelb_Shisp_WGS_1.0, whole genome shotgun sequence and contains:
- the LOC125211535 gene encoding protein NDL2-like isoform X2 — encoded protein: MADSSESVSIDMESIPFAGKEHIIKTGHGSVSVAVFGDQDKPALITYPDLALNYMSCFQGLFFCPEAFSLLLHNFCIYHISPPGHELGAAVAGPDEPLLTVDELADQIAEILDYFGLGSVMCLGVTTGAYILTLFALKHSRRVMGLILVSPLCKSPSWTEWLCNKVMSNLLYICGMCGIVKELLLMRYFSKEVRGGVDVPESDIVQSCRRLLGERQSPNVLRFLEAINERPDLSNSLRKLKCRSLIFVGENSPFHDEALHMTSKLDRRFSALVEVQACGSMVTEEQPDAMLIPLEYFLMGYGLFRPSRLSVSPRSPLSPTSISPELFSPESMGLKLKPIKTRIPGQV
- the LOC125211535 gene encoding protein NDL2-like isoform X1; this translates as MADSSESVSIDMESIPFAGKEHIIKTGHGSVSVAVFGDQDKPALITYPDLALNYMSCFQGLFFCPEAFSLLLHNFCIYHISPPGHELLQLGAAVAGPDEPLLTVDELADQIAEILDYFGLGSVMCLGVTTGAYILTLFALKHSRRVMGLILVSPLCKSPSWTEWLCNKVMSNLLYICGMCGIVKELLLMRYFSKEVRGGVDVPESDIVQSCRRLLGERQSPNVLRFLEAINERPDLSNSLRKLKCRSLIFVGENSPFHDEALHMTSKLDRRFSALVEVQACGSMVTEEQPDAMLIPLEYFLMGYGLFRPSRLSVSPRSPLSPTSISPELFSPESMGLKLKPIKTRIPGQV
- the LOC125213044 gene encoding uncharacterized protein LOC125213044 isoform X2 — protein: MQSNAATGPHGPVADGSSLASGLISLSYTDLVDRHIQNNIMAGIPLPPVFGEEPITLGRGQMVASGHVGDEFWTPGKYIEGISSNPSACVNPMFEAGFGGLPYDASMRWGFNGGVDSPELQESSVMMNEWMLKEHERLSTMDPNKELSLSIATRRVGGGSELSSSGVSSYTSLDRRRVGSDNASCSSSSSLALNGSSFFLALQEILAEFACYALESSQGATFPGCSGGLETELSVSSSTNSNNESKKKHLMSLLQLPMPRRNPHRRLCISCCDRAGPEPTRPVCPPHGLCHVQRPPGEDQQPHLGNGSSTARRGRDQRGQVVRGILRREAVGNPADQEEGSPALEASERPPREIRIRAQGMDVPELSTPVSERCREALASIEQWAYKESGLELVYKCTRSTLEADDRGNVCRDEQKEISKKPRRYQWHP
- the LOC125213044 gene encoding homeobox protein ATH1-like isoform X1, whose translation is MQSNAATGPHGPVADGSSLASGLISLSYTDLVDRHIQNNIMAGIPLPPVFGEEPITLGRGQMVASGHVGDEFWTPGKYIEGISSNPSACVNPMFEAGFGGLPYDASMRWGFNGGVDSPELQESSVMMNEWMLKEHERLSTMDPNKELSLSIATRRVGGGSELSSSGVSSYTSLDRRRVGSDNASCSSSSSLALNGSSFFLALQEILAEFACYALESSQGATFPGCSGGLETELSVSSSTNSNNESKKKHLMSLLQLVDNQYSQCLDEIHTVVSAFRAVTELDPNLHARFALPTVSAMYRDLRGRISSHILAMGAARHDEGETREDRSFEASFVEKQWAIQQIKKRDHQLWRPQRGLPERSVSVLRAWMFQNFLHPYPKDAEKHLLALNSGLTRSQVSNWFINARVRLWKPMIEEMYAEMNKRKSPRNQEDTNGIHRNLLRFESRRFTVD